Proteins found in one Microbacterium sp. SSM24 genomic segment:
- a CDS encoding Fe-S oxidoreductase, which translates to MSPIPAPPTGWRAAAERAVVRGRRVDRLIPAFLLDSPVSRVGYWYGTTVGWVWGTLWSTGRVEKREGLWVFRGMPGWTFARGGVCVGGCFLTGDGRVTDRLLRHEAAHKRQWERYGFLMPLLYLFSGRDPLRNRFEIEAGLEDGNYLPRGTR; encoded by the coding sequence ATGAGTCCGATCCCCGCACCTCCCACCGGATGGCGCGCGGCGGCGGAGCGCGCGGTCGTGCGCGGCCGCCGAGTCGACCGCCTGATCCCGGCGTTCCTGCTCGACTCCCCCGTGAGCCGTGTCGGCTACTGGTACGGCACCACCGTCGGCTGGGTGTGGGGAACGCTGTGGAGCACCGGCCGCGTCGAGAAGCGCGAAGGACTGTGGGTGTTCCGCGGCATGCCGGGCTGGACCTTCGCGCGCGGCGGCGTGTGCGTGGGCGGATGCTTCCTCACCGGCGACGGCCGCGTCACCGACCGGCTGCTGCGGCACGAGGCGGCGCACAAGCGCCAGTGGGAGCGCTACGGCTTCCTGATGCCGCTGCTCTACCTCTTCTCCGGACGCGACCCGCTGCGCAACCGCTTCGAGATCGAAGCGGGCCTCGAGGACGGCAACTACCTCCCCCGCGGAACCCGCTGA
- a CDS encoding siderophore-interacting protein codes for MEHSTEHTAASCRSSRHTRVQHLITADESSLADLEMMLATLPICSTGRVFVEIPDAAAQADIVVPSRMVLTWLDRSQRTGAPGTGRGCAAGEALSRAVNAWADEMLCGADDETRIHLLGGYLGTADIVDHLTALGIDAQAIHTPAQYGLATAR; via the coding sequence ATGGAACACTCCACCGAGCACACCGCCGCATCCTGCCGCTCGTCGCGGCACACGCGGGTGCAGCACCTCATCACGGCCGACGAGTCCTCGCTCGCCGACCTCGAGATGATGCTCGCGACGCTGCCGATCTGCTCGACCGGTCGCGTGTTCGTGGAGATTCCGGATGCCGCGGCCCAGGCCGACATCGTCGTGCCGAGCCGCATGGTGCTCACGTGGCTCGATCGATCGCAGCGCACCGGCGCGCCGGGAACCGGCCGCGGCTGCGCGGCCGGCGAGGCGCTGTCGCGCGCGGTGAACGCGTGGGCCGACGAGATGCTGTGCGGTGCCGACGACGAGACCCGCATCCACCTGCTCGGCGGCTACCTCGGTACGGCAGACATCGTCGATCACCTCACGGCGCTGGGCATCGACGCGCAGGCGATCCACACGCCCGCGCAGTACGGTCTCGCGACCGCGCGCTGA
- a CDS encoding arginase family protein, producing the protein MMRYLVVPQWQGSPSSRAMQLIDGAQTIAGDLPRASTTVLEVPMEAGESLGTGIHRLSALQRVRDQVAEALAGHDEPVLTVGGDCGIALAPIAHAVQRVPSLAVVWLDAHPDFNTPGSSPSGAFAGMVLRAVLGDGEPGLALPAGAITPDRTFVAGVRSYDDAELDAVAELGVTALAVDALRDPGALAAAVRASGADAVYIHVDVDVLDPAEIAGNAHPEPFGLTVAELTATIAAVRAELPLVGSSLAGYSPASLATATDDLGAILRVIGALA; encoded by the coding sequence ATGATGCGCTACCTCGTGGTCCCGCAGTGGCAGGGCAGCCCCTCGTCGCGGGCGATGCAGCTGATCGACGGGGCACAGACCATCGCCGGTGACCTCCCTCGCGCGTCCACCACGGTGCTCGAAGTGCCGATGGAGGCCGGCGAGTCGCTGGGCACCGGCATCCATCGGCTCAGCGCGCTGCAGCGCGTCCGCGATCAGGTCGCAGAGGCCCTCGCCGGTCACGACGAACCCGTGCTGACGGTCGGCGGAGACTGCGGCATCGCCCTCGCCCCGATCGCGCACGCCGTCCAGCGGGTTCCGTCGCTCGCGGTCGTGTGGCTCGACGCGCACCCCGACTTCAACACTCCCGGCTCCTCGCCGTCCGGCGCCTTCGCCGGCATGGTGCTGCGCGCGGTGCTCGGCGACGGCGAGCCCGGGCTCGCGCTGCCGGCGGGCGCGATCACGCCCGACCGGACGTTCGTGGCCGGCGTGCGCTCGTACGATGACGCCGAGCTCGACGCCGTCGCCGAGCTGGGAGTGACCGCACTCGCCGTCGACGCCCTTCGCGACCCCGGCGCCCTCGCCGCGGCCGTGCGCGCGAGCGGCGCGGACGCGGTGTACATCCACGTCGACGTCGACGTGCTCGACCCCGCGGAGATCGCCGGCAACGCGCATCCGGAGCCTTTCGGGCTGACGGTGGCCGAGCTCACGGCGACGATCGCTGCCGTGCGGGCCGAGCTGCCCCTGGTGGGCTCGTCGCTCGCCGGGTACTCGCCCGCTTCGCTCGCCACCGCCACCGACGACCTGGGCGCGATCCTGCGCGTCATCGGAGCGCTCGCATGA